The window AAGGACTGAACCATTAGATGGTTgtcatttttattgctttttaaatggaagTCAGACGTTTGAAGCTCCCATCTCAGGTGATGACACAGCATGACATTGACACAgcaattggaaatgtggctgggatGCACATGGAAATGTGGGCTAGCCAAAATCTTTAGTGAGATTCATTATACATATATGCTTCAGTATGGTGAGTGTCACAGGATTAAACAGCCAGCTTGGCCAGCTTGTACAGCTGCTGTCAAAACCTTGTTTTACTTCATTTTCAAGACTGCCTGAGTTGGTCGCTGGTAAGATGAAGGTCTCCAGTACATACAGGAGGCCTCCAGTGCCTCCTCCCTTCTGAAGATCATTTGtgcacagtgacagcagtggtTTCTGCCTCTCTTTTGTGGACAAACCCAGCTGGACTTGAAAGCACAGCTTGTtttgctgcccctctgctgttGTCATTACTTAGGAGGACACCAGTTGCAATAATTGTGAAAGGTAAATTGACTGATACTCAGTAACAGTCCTCAGATGTTCATTGAAAAGTATGAGGAAAATCACAGGGTTTTCACAGTGATCAGACCAACAATTCATGTAGTAGGAAAGATCAGGCAGTTTTCTCTGCCagggagctttttttttttctaagctaAGTCACTACACATATTTTTAGAATAAGTAGTGGACTTCTTAGATGATGTCCAGGCCAGATGTAACAGGCCAATTCAAAATGCTCAAAACAAACTCCTACCCATTTGTAACCTTGGtcctctctgctgttcttgggCAAGTATTCATCATTTCAGTGTCTCCCACACTAAGGTGAAATTGGAACTGCAACATTTAATAATCTCAAGCATTTACATGAGGTATTGTAGAAGTGtcaagtgtattttttttaagacaagCACAAGTCAATTCATGCAGAAAATACAGTGCAAAAATCATATAATTGCAAGACTGtaaaatgccttttattttcttgttttagcTGGTTCTTCTCATGCAAAAAAACTACCAGTCTCCAAGTCTTCTTCATCACCATCTCCTTCGTCCGCATCATCTCATCCCAAAGCCTCTAAGGAGACTTCCAGCAAATCTGGCACATCAGGGACTCCCAGGGGCAAGAAAAAACCTGGGAAACAGTCAGCCCCACGAACAGCACCAGATGGGGCTGCTTCCTCCCCCTCAGGTGTGACAGCCGACAGTGTGGAAGCGAAGGCAGAAAAACCCAAGCCTGAGCAAACTTCCATAGTCATTTTTGAAATGGACAACGCGGACCAGTCCAGCAAGCTTGTTGTGCCCCCTCCTCCCTCCGCTGCCCCTCCTCCACCTCCACTTCcacctccttttcctgctgcagctaGCCAGCCTGCTGGCTCCTCAGATGGGCAGGATGTGTCAGACAGCTGTGTGGCAGGGCCACCTGGCTCAGACACAAAGGCTCTGCTCCCGACCGAGCGCGGCACAGACCCCAGTCTGAgcagtgcagcccagggcagcgctCCAGGTGCCGGAGGAGAACACACGGAAAGGTGAGACAGTATGGCTGTCCTGGGGGAGCAATAGGACCACAGCCAAGGAAGCCACATTTGTTTGCACTGTAAGCACGTGGGGatctcttctgctgcttctgctgactGGGAACAGTTTGTGTGGCAGCCCAGCACAATTTGTTCCTTCCCAGTGCCTTTGAGCCTttcacctgcagcacctcatGTGTCCCCAGAAGGTGGTCACTCATGACCTGTCTCTTTCTTCATTGtgtggctggcactggggtCAGCAGTTCAGCTCAAAGCTGGTGACACTTTTATTTATCTCTCATAAAGGCAAACAAGAAATTATGCCGAATTATAAGGGGGCTCTTTTCTGtagatgtctttttttttcagtagatgTCATTAAATATCTCACTGAGAAAGTTCTCAATTCAGTAGCTGAATTTGCTTGAACACTTGAAATTGAAGGTTTTTGCAGGATTCAGTTAgtagggtttggttttttgctgcCTAATAACTTTTCTAAATCTCAGGTATTGTAAAAACTGGTCAAGAGAAAGGTCATAATTACgttttttaagcaaaataattggcagaaaaatgaaactggCTTGTTAATTTGTCTTTTCCCTGCCACAAAAATCAGCATCTTTTCTATAAATCCAAGAGGGTTTAGTCTGGATGCCGGTAGCCTAGAGACCTTCCTTTAAATTCTTGCTGGTACATCTGTTTCCAGCTCTACATTCTAGCACAGCATCTCCCCCTGCTCTACCCTTCCTTTGCATAAAGATTTCCCCAAGGCAAAGGGCAATCTGCTGTTGATCCCCAAGCTCATTAGTAATGAGCATGAACATTTTGAACTCAACTGCAATGAGACTGTATCTAAAATAAATAGGGTTAAGCTTCCAGAACAGGAAACTTTGCAGTCCCATCTGCTCTCCAACTTGGTCCTCTCACCCCCAGCTTTGTGAACTGTTCTCTCTCTCGATCCCaccccacaaaaaataaaagccatttaAGATTTGTCTTAATGCAGTCTTTACAGAGCATCATTTGGGCTTGTTTGCATCCTTTTTCCTAACACACATACATAggtacatatacatatacatatctGCATATGTTAAAAATGTCttatatatgtatgtttttTAGAAAGGAATTACTTTGATTAacagaacttttattttcttccttgcttaTTCAATTGCTTCTCACTGGTGTTGTGTTCTGCTTGCATTGATGATCACCCTGTCTGCTCATGAATAAACAGCTTGGCTGCCAAAGAAGACCAGGAAGGGGAGGCTACAGATCAAGCATTCTCTGAGCTAGTGGAGGAGGCTTCTGACgctgctgcccctcctgagagtgaaagcagcagagagagccaCGGCAGTGACTCGGACTCAGACGGGCCGATCCTGTACACggatgatgacgatgatgatgatgatgatgagaaTGCAAGTAATGAAAGTAAGCATCctgcccagagagctgcaggctgcctTTCACAGATTGTGTTTTGTGAGCGTGCCTGACCCATGCCAGTgtgaggcagagagaggaatGGCTGCAGGGAATGCTTTTAGGGGATTTAGTATTTTGTCACTACTGAGAAACAAGTGTCCTGCTTCACCCAGGCAATGATGATCAGAAACCTGCTGGGGCCTGTGCATGGGTGAGAGCATGTCGGGACCCAGGACATTcttctggctgccctgggtggtttgagaccctggcaaggggttcagagaccttggcactgagtcaaaaacacctgtgccttcgattTTAGTCCATGAAAAAACTTACCAAgtttgtgtgaagatttacaagccacaagagtttgagtagaatgatagtaAATTTGTCACaaagtgaaaaagtagaattttggggttttagaatgggggttcaagaagcaagatggaggaatctggccATGTgctgtccttcttctccttcttgtcctccatcttctgctgggatgatGACACTTTTTGGTTGGTTTAGAGTACAAACAGACTGTCTGACTTAGGTGATAGGTATtgcaaaattattataaataaagtacacatagattgtagtataaaaattaacaccaccccaagggcagaggctgtgccacagcccagcctgctggacagatctcagcaggtcagagaaagaatgtaatagataagaaaaaataaacaaccttgaaaagcagaaccgaCGAATCTCGACTTCGTCAGTCacaaggctgggaaaaaaagactttctaatacctcaggggtcatctcaaccacagagACCCAAGAAGAGCAGATCAGTCAttgcagggaggagagcagagggggGAGGAACAGGCTCAGGAGGACGTGAGGGTGGGACAAGGTGGTGACCTTAGGGCATCACAAGCCATTCATTTGGCTTGCCCACACCATGAGTTCCATGTGGGAGTTACAGGTGTGATGGATGACAGAGGAGGCCCATCAGTCAGCAGCTTCACTGTCTGAAAGTCACTTGTTCCTCTTTGATCAGGGTGTTTTAAGCATTGGAGCAACCTTAGCAGGCAGAGCAGATCACAGTAGATTACATCTAAGTTTTACAGCTTTGAAATTTCATCTGGGGTCATGACTCTTATCATCACCTTAACTGGGCAgaagccctgcagtgctgaaggGCTTGTCCTGCCCCCATTCTGCCtaatccctgctcccagctgtttTTCCTTAGGGTAGAgtttatgtttatttttgtagGAGCAGCTGTTGTTGAGCTGATTTTCAACAGAATTTGTGGTTCCCTGATCCAGCTCACCCAAAGGCTTCTCCTTTGCTTGGGCAAAGAAGGTGGCAGCAGCAAGCTGTCAGGGGCATGAAGGAGGGGAGCCCTCCCTCTACCTCCTCCAGGGTGGCTTTATGTCAGTATGATATCACCATCAAGCCATGGTTTGAGAGCCTTGCTCACAGCTTTTTTGGAGGAGGTGCTTCACTTTGCTCAACAGAGAAGGTTTGAACGCCAAGGTCCAGTGTACCAAAGTGGCATGAGGCAAAATGAAcatgttttttggttggtttttttttttttttcttagccaCTGGTGCAGGAGAAGGTGAAGGTAGCTCAAGAGGCTGAAGGTGTCTGCAGTTCTTTGTTGGGCTGGAATACAACCCAAGGTGATAGAAACCAAAAGTTGTTGTgttcacacagcagcacagtgtcTTATGGAAAGTGAGCTGGGAGGCTGTGGTCTTATCAAACTGCCTTACACAGTGAAAGTCTGCCAACCTAAGGACATATGTAGCCCACCTTGGTCAGAATGTCAAGACACAAGGGAAATACTATAGAGGCTGTGAAAAATGCCCTTCCTTCCACAGCTGGCTGAAGCTAATGCTGGCCAAGCTGCAAAGCCCTTGTCCCTGTGATGTCAGTTTTATGGAGAACAGATTGCTGCAGTATCTGGGGGTTCCTGCCTAGGTTACTTTACAGGCACTCAGACCACTATTCTAAGCTGTAATTTTTGGTTTAGTTTACAAATAACTTAGAGATGGAAAGCACTATAAAAGAACTAAGTGGTaattgattgaaaaaaaaagttgaaagaaTGAGAGAAATGATGATAGAATGAGACTAAGCCATTTAAGgctgaagaaaaagagcagcagGTTGCTAAATATACTAAGTAGATAAATAAGCCAACCTGTAATATATTAGACTTCAAAGACATTTTAGTGTAGATTTGTCATTTTTATCCTGTCACTTCACAGATGACAAGTGATGTTTGTATCAATTTGGCTTTTTCCTCCAAGccttttagctttttattttcatgaactgagctaaaattttgcttttgatgTTAATTAAAATTCCTCTCCTGCATGTGGGAACAAGGTTACTTTGGGGAGGTATTAAAGTTCTCACTGGGAGTTTGTGTCTGTAACCTGAGCATGAATGAACTAAATCTACCCTACTCCTCCTTTCCTCAGGCTCTTTGGCAAGTAAAATTCGTCGTAGAGATACTCTTGCTATCAAACTTGGCAACAGACCATCTAAGAAAGAGTTAGAAGACAAAAACATCTTGCAGCGTACATCcgaagaggagaggcaggaaatcAGACATCAGATTGGAACAAAGCTTGTGAGGTATCAGTCACAGGGTCAATGTGGTTTCACTGGGTGGAGATGGAGGAAGAGAATTGAGAACACTGGGTTCATGTTTTAAATGCAGCCCAATGTGCGCTGCAGGATCTTTGTGGTACAACTGTATGGGAAatggtggttttatttctcacaaAACTTTAAACTGTCAATAATAGGTTTTTTTGTCATGCAAGAAACAAAATCGGagggcttttggggttttgggtactttggttaaaaaaggaaagaagaggaagagggtAAGAATGAGTCCACAACAATCAATGCCATGGTTCTGGTTCTTTCTCAAATTTGTTAGCAGAACTTCCACTTGTATACCCATCTCAGGCAGAGCTCTAGTTCCTGACCCACAGAGCATGCCTGTGCATGTTGTCCAT of the Camarhynchus parvulus chromosome 3, STF_HiC, whole genome shotgun sequence genome contains:
- the PHACTR2 gene encoding phosphatase and actin regulator 2 isoform X3, whose product is MGQTSVSTLPEPAGVDGLDKASVANSDGPAPGSQTPPFKRKGKLSNIGKIFKPWKWRKKKTSDKFRETSAVLERKISTRQSREELIRRGVLKEMPEQDGDVTVNFETSNGHTVAIGEETIREENVVKASENNGTLSEKASASEGKKEDQKAGSSHAKKLPVSKSSSSPSPSSASSHPKASKETSSKSGTSGTPRGKKKPGKQSAPRTAPDGAASSPSGVTADSVEAKAEKPKPEQTSIVIFEMDNADQSSKLVVPPPPSAAPPPPPLPPPFPAAASQPAGSSDGQDVSDSCVAGPPGSDTKALLPTERGTDPSLSSAAQGSAPGAGGEHTESLAAKEDQEGEATDQAFSELVEEASDAAAPPESESSRESHGSDSDSDGPILYTDDDDDDDDDENASNESSLASKIRRRDTLAIKLGNRPSKKELEDKNILQRTSEEERQEIRHQIGTKLVRRLSQRPTTEELEQRNILKQKNEEEEQEAKREIKRRLSRKLSLRPTVAELQARRILRFNEYVEVTESPDYDRRADKPWARLTPADKAAIRKELNEFKSTEMEVHEESRQFTRFHRP